The following proteins come from a genomic window of Rhodohalobacter sp. 614A:
- a CDS encoding outer membrane beta-barrel family protein, giving the protein MKKLTIYVIVFLGIYGWCTSTILAQSSGESQAEITGIVEDIDGSSIPNATIAVFDQAETEILTGTSSDSNGRFSISIDPGTYVLRISYVSYRMHRVNLDLSAGETLDLGTIALQTEEAMMDEVIVEGERSYMRMNFDSRSFSVGQDITSLGGSALDVLDNVPSITVDYEGNVSLRGNSGVQILINGRPSSLVRNGTEALSSLPSNVIEEVEIITNPSARYSAEGTGGIINIKLVDDVRFGLNGSIQANTGYPQDHGLGANLNYHRNNINWFGNFEVEYEQDPGSGSTFQSFSGDTTYAYRETSESDETQKEGSANLGADFYLPSSQMLTVSTRISLENEQEESDVIYTDYDPGSPGVYRNVFDSWDILKRTNREDVEENRENDFDVRLQYENRFEGSDHRLTADADFEFGKQDQNSNLIQLIEEGDGSPLNQRTFSDETYQEMRFDTDYERPLGSNGRLEAGMRLNFDWMDNDYTIEEQQNGQWVVPDNNLGISDNFTYFENVNALYTTLAGETGDFSYQVGVRAENTRIQTELDRTGEGSDQDYLNLFPSVFLSYTLNEKNSFQVSYSRRIDRPWSRMLLPFTEISDTRNRRVGNPELKPEFGNSYEVGYLRYWSSGSLLTSLYYRHRTEVIERVSTIDGQGITTTRPINLATEDAWGVEFSADQELFSNFQLSGSLNIFQSDREGEYQDEVYSSSTGRATGRLRLRWRFLESWNLQSQLHYSSSQQTTQGREDGSMFVSSGLSKEFFNRKATISLSIRDLLNSRQYDGEIINPNSYTDSNYQWSTRSFRLNFRYNFGGVSGGGGDRGGYRGR; this is encoded by the coding sequence ATGAAAAAATTAACCATTTACGTTATTGTATTCCTCGGGATTTACGGGTGGTGCACAAGTACAATCCTGGCCCAATCATCAGGAGAGAGTCAAGCTGAAATTACAGGAATCGTTGAAGACATTGACGGCAGTTCCATTCCCAATGCAACGATAGCCGTTTTCGACCAGGCAGAAACAGAAATTTTAACAGGGACTTCGAGTGATAGCAATGGTCGTTTTTCAATTAGTATTGATCCCGGTACTTATGTTTTGCGTATTTCATATGTCTCCTACCGAATGCATCGGGTAAACCTTGATTTATCAGCCGGAGAAACGCTTGATCTCGGAACTATTGCGCTTCAAACGGAAGAAGCGATGATGGACGAAGTGATTGTGGAGGGAGAGCGTTCGTACATGAGAATGAATTTTGACAGCCGCTCCTTCAGTGTGGGTCAGGATATCACAAGCCTTGGGGGATCTGCTCTCGATGTGCTCGATAACGTACCGTCCATCACGGTAGATTATGAAGGGAATGTATCCCTGAGAGGAAATTCCGGCGTACAGATTTTAATTAACGGGCGGCCATCCAGCCTGGTTCGGAATGGTACTGAAGCCCTGAGCAGTCTTCCGTCGAATGTAATTGAGGAAGTGGAAATTATCACCAATCCTTCAGCCAGATATTCTGCCGAGGGAACCGGCGGGATTATTAATATTAAACTTGTGGATGATGTTCGGTTTGGCCTCAATGGAAGTATCCAGGCAAATACCGGTTATCCGCAGGATCACGGGCTGGGAGCCAATCTGAATTATCACAGGAATAATATCAACTGGTTTGGGAATTTCGAGGTTGAATACGAACAAGATCCCGGTTCAGGAAGTACATTTCAAAGTTTCAGCGGGGATACAACGTACGCCTATCGCGAGACCAGTGAATCCGACGAAACCCAAAAAGAAGGAAGCGCTAATCTTGGGGCCGATTTCTACCTTCCGTCCAGCCAGATGTTGACGGTTTCAACCCGAATCAGCCTTGAAAATGAACAAGAGGAATCGGATGTGATTTATACCGATTACGATCCCGGAAGTCCGGGCGTGTATCGGAATGTGTTTGATAGCTGGGATATTTTAAAACGAACCAATCGCGAAGATGTAGAAGAAAATCGTGAGAATGATTTTGATGTACGCCTGCAATACGAAAACCGGTTTGAAGGTTCCGATCACAGGCTCACAGCCGATGCGGATTTTGAATTCGGAAAACAAGATCAGAATTCAAACCTTATCCAACTGATTGAAGAGGGTGATGGGAGTCCGCTTAATCAGCGTACTTTTTCTGATGAGACCTACCAGGAGATGCGTTTTGATACTGATTATGAAAGGCCGCTCGGCAGCAACGGCAGGCTTGAAGCCGGAATGCGTTTAAATTTTGACTGGATGGATAACGATTATACTATTGAAGAACAGCAAAACGGACAATGGGTTGTGCCCGATAATAACCTGGGCATCAGTGATAATTTCACCTACTTTGAAAACGTAAATGCACTTTATACAACTCTTGCGGGCGAAACCGGAGATTTTAGTTACCAGGTTGGAGTGCGGGCAGAAAATACCCGTATTCAAACAGAACTTGATCGCACAGGGGAAGGAAGCGATCAGGATTATCTGAATCTTTTTCCGAGTGTTTTCCTGTCCTACACATTGAACGAGAAAAATTCTTTTCAGGTCAGTTACAGCCGCCGGATAGACAGGCCATGGTCCCGAATGCTGCTTCCGTTTACAGAAATTTCAGATACGAGGAATCGAAGGGTCGGAAATCCCGAATTAAAACCGGAATTTGGCAATTCTTATGAAGTGGGTTACCTGCGTTACTGGAGTTCCGGTTCACTTCTCACAAGCCTTTACTACCGCCACAGAACCGAAGTGATTGAGCGGGTTTCCACCATCGATGGCCAGGGAATAACGACCACTCGTCCTATTAACCTCGCAACGGAAGATGCGTGGGGTGTTGAATTTTCTGCCGACCAAGAGTTGTTCAGTAATTTTCAGCTTTCTGGCAGCCTGAATATTTTCCAGTCAGATCGTGAAGGAGAATACCAGGATGAAGTATATAGCAGTTCAACAGGCAGAGCTACCGGTCGTTTGCGGCTTAGATGGAGATTTTTGGAAAGCTGGAATTTGCAAAGTCAGCTTCATTATTCAAGTTCTCAGCAGACAACCCAGGGCCGTGAAGACGGCAGTATGTTTGTAAGTTCCGGTCTTTCAAAAGAGTTTTTCAATCGAAAAGCTACAATTTCTTTAAGCATTCGCGACCTGTTGAATTCGCGTCAGTACGATGGAGAAATCATCAATCCTAACTCCTACACCGACAGTAATTACCAATGGTCCACACGTTCATTCAGGCTTAATTTTCGGTACAACTTCGGAGGAGTTTCCGGCGGTGGTGGTGACAGAGGAGGTTATCGCGGGCGGTAA